CGAGCCGTGTAGCGCCGCGCGTCAACAACCTTTTCGAGCGAGATGCAGGCCAAATGCTGGTTGCACGGTAATTTTGTAACAAAGTGTGGTTTTTTGGCCCGAAAAACCCTTGTTTTAAGGGAGTTTTCCGCAGCGCTGTTAACAGACCGTCTCGCAATCGAAGCTGCTTGACACGAACGCCGGGCACAAATAGAACATATAGCGAACGCCATTTCGTTGTACCCAACCTGTGTGGAAAAGCGGATCGTGCGGGTACAGTTGTGTTTTGGGCGCTGACGCTTCATGTAAACTCCGCAGCGACTCAATGTTTGATGAAAGGGGCTCTCATGGCGGGCTCGGTAAATAAGGTCATTCTTATCGGCAATCTCGGGGCCGATCCCGAAGTGCGCCACACACAGGATGGCCGTTCGATCTGCAATCTGCGGCTTGCGACGACCGACACGTGGCGCGACAAGCAGACCGGCGAACGGCGTGAAAAGACGGAATGGCATAGCGTCGTCATCTTCAACGAGCAGCTCGGCAAGGTCGCGCAACAGTACCTGCGCAAAGGCGCGAAGGTTTATGTCGAAGGCCAGTTGCAGACGCGGAAATGGCAGGATAATTCGGGAAACGACCGTTACACGACGGAAGTCGTCCTGCAGAACTATAACGGCCAGCTCACCATGCTCGACGGGCGCGCAGGCGGCGCCGGCGGCTATGAAGGCGGCAGCGGTTTCAACGAAGGCGGTGCGAGCTTCGACCGGGGCGACAGCGGCCGCAGTGGCGGAGGCGGCTTCCGAAGCGGCGGCGGCACGGGCGGCGCGAAGCCGCGCGATGCGGGGCAGCCGAAGCCCTTCGACAAGGATCTCGACGACGAGATTCCATTCTAGCGCATGCTGCCGTTGAGTGGCTTTCGCGCGATGACGATCATCGCAGAGCGCAAAAACAAAAACAGGCGTCTCGCGAAAGGCAAATGGACGGCGTCCTTGTCCTCGCGGGGTTCAGCCTGTAAATTCCGACCAGGTTAGCGGCTGTTCTCGCCGTTTTTTATCTTTTCACAACGCCAAGGGTCAGGTTTTGGCAGATCCGTCAGACGGCAACAAGGGCGATCGCGGAGCGGGGGACATTCGTCCCATCCTCATCACCGACGAGATGAAGCGCTCCTACCTCGATTACGCGATGAGCGTGATCGTGTCTCGC
The Rhodomicrobium lacus DNA segment above includes these coding regions:
- the ssb gene encoding single-stranded DNA-binding protein, yielding MAGSVNKVILIGNLGADPEVRHTQDGRSICNLRLATTDTWRDKQTGERREKTEWHSVVIFNEQLGKVAQQYLRKGAKVYVEGQLQTRKWQDNSGNDRYTTEVVLQNYNGQLTMLDGRAGGAGGYEGGSGFNEGGASFDRGDSGRSGGGGFRSGGGTGGAKPRDAGQPKPFDKDLDDEIPF